In Microbacterium galbinum, a single window of DNA contains:
- the solA gene encoding N-methyl-L-tryptophan oxidase encodes MAMRSTDIVVVGLGTMGSMTLWQLATTSDQSVLGIEQYGPVHANGAYAGESRLFRVAAKEGELYVPLLQRSRELWVELERQSQREILIPCGVLSLGPRSHPDIVATRRAIDDFALPHDVLDPVNVRTRYPQFHVEDDDIGIFDPLAGGLRPEVAVHAATQQAVRAGAEVLYNTGVRGIDVRGDHVIVSTDAGEIRASKVVVTTGAWTTRLLPDLRPLLTVSTYLLTWLMPRHIEQFMPTRFPAFLRDLGDLHAFGAPSFDGYSIKFCPNRLLPDVASFEEWPTTVGREHLRWIGEQAERLFPDLIPDPVRWSLHSDSETKDKMPLIDSYEDGRITLAVGMSGYGFKFAPVYGQLVADLVTTGASDWQHDLFRIEGHLARNLRVPSRSRANDSMGPTKADEHHAQ; translated from the coding sequence ATGGCAATGCGCAGCACGGATATCGTCGTCGTCGGCCTGGGAACGATGGGATCGATGACTCTCTGGCAACTTGCGACGACGAGCGATCAGAGCGTCCTCGGAATCGAGCAGTACGGCCCTGTGCATGCCAACGGCGCGTACGCCGGAGAGTCGCGCCTGTTCCGTGTCGCCGCGAAAGAGGGAGAGCTCTACGTCCCGCTACTGCAGCGCTCGCGCGAACTCTGGGTGGAACTGGAGCGGCAATCCCAACGCGAGATCCTGATTCCGTGCGGCGTGCTGAGCCTTGGCCCCCGTAGCCACCCCGACATCGTCGCGACGCGACGCGCGATCGACGATTTCGCTCTTCCTCATGACGTTCTCGATCCTGTGAACGTGCGAACTCGATACCCCCAGTTCCATGTCGAGGACGACGACATCGGGATCTTTGACCCCCTGGCTGGCGGGCTTCGGCCGGAGGTCGCCGTCCACGCCGCCACGCAGCAAGCGGTGCGAGCGGGCGCAGAAGTCCTTTACAACACAGGGGTGCGCGGTATCGACGTTCGCGGTGACCATGTGATCGTCTCGACCGACGCGGGCGAGATCCGCGCGAGCAAGGTGGTGGTGACCACGGGCGCGTGGACGACGAGATTGCTTCCCGACCTGCGACCGCTGCTGACGGTGAGCACCTATCTGCTCACGTGGTTAATGCCGCGTCACATCGAACAGTTCATGCCGACGCGCTTCCCCGCTTTTCTCCGCGATCTCGGGGACCTTCACGCGTTCGGCGCTCCGTCTTTCGATGGGTACAGCATCAAGTTCTGCCCGAACCGGTTGCTCCCCGACGTCGCGTCCTTCGAGGAATGGCCGACCACCGTGGGCCGCGAGCATCTGCGCTGGATCGGAGAGCAGGCTGAGCGGCTGTTCCCCGATCTCATCCCCGATCCCGTGCGATGGTCGTTGCACTCCGATTCGGAGACGAAGGACAAGATGCCCCTCATCGATTCGTACGAGGACGGGCGCATCACCCTGGCCGTGGGCATGTCCGGGTACGGCTTCAAGTTCGCGCCTGTCTATGGCCAGCTCGTCGCGGATCTCGTGACGACGGGAGCAAGCGATTGGCAGCACGATCTCTTCCGCATCGAGGGTCACCTCGCCCGTAATCTCAGGGTTCCTTCACGGAGTCGAGCGAACGATTCGATGGGGCCGACGAAGGCCGACGAGCACCACGCCCAGTAG
- a CDS encoding DUF11 domain-containing protein, whose amino-acid sequence MTVSTRTIRGARRRVLAALGGVFALAMAAGAAAVPAQAAEVPLAVTPGACVPADVYVNSGEDPLTLQRYGADAATGALALESSVALDRSFGDIAWNADETVLYGVDWTDPQHLFTIDAATGVSTDAGEILFDDGSAPFEDNWLNSLSATADGRLLAAGYQYTSIWFLDPETARLTDAPVSFPMLADGETYLASGGDFLTLDSGLILGLAHDGADRGFLVLFDFAAGTSTVVGQVPLSFGAALSGGRVYLAASTGEILVLDGIPTTASEAPLATSAVATTDLPLYGATSRQDSGACPVAALTFVKDLTGSDDADGSGTVTVGDTLSYTLTATNTGEAALTAVTIDDPLTGQSTSCERVEVGATCVLTATHRVTDADLVAGQVVNTGRASSAETDAVEDAVTTPVVAAPAPQPSTGGGGAAAAPALAESGGATGLPAIIAAISALLLGVVLVGLRRPHRIVRSTP is encoded by the coding sequence ATGACGGTTTCGACGCGCACGATTCGTGGTGCACGGAGGCGGGTTCTCGCAGCTCTCGGCGGGGTGTTCGCGCTCGCGATGGCAGCGGGCGCGGCTGCGGTGCCGGCCCAGGCGGCGGAGGTTCCGCTCGCGGTGACGCCCGGGGCCTGCGTGCCCGCAGATGTCTACGTGAACAGCGGTGAAGATCCGCTCACCCTGCAGCGCTACGGGGCGGATGCCGCGACCGGTGCACTCGCGCTCGAGTCGAGTGTCGCGCTCGACCGCTCGTTCGGCGACATCGCCTGGAACGCCGATGAGACCGTGCTCTACGGGGTGGACTGGACCGACCCGCAGCACCTCTTCACGATCGATGCCGCGACGGGCGTCTCGACGGATGCCGGCGAGATCCTGTTCGACGACGGCAGCGCCCCCTTCGAGGACAACTGGCTCAACTCGCTCTCCGCGACCGCCGACGGCCGACTCCTCGCGGCCGGGTACCAGTACACGAGCATCTGGTTCCTCGATCCGGAGACCGCGCGGCTGACCGATGCGCCGGTGAGCTTCCCGATGCTGGCCGACGGCGAGACGTACCTCGCCTCGGGCGGCGACTTCCTCACCCTCGACTCCGGCCTGATCCTCGGTCTCGCCCACGACGGCGCCGACCGCGGGTTCCTCGTGCTGTTCGATTTCGCCGCCGGCACCAGCACGGTCGTCGGCCAGGTGCCGCTGTCGTTCGGTGCGGCGCTCTCGGGCGGACGCGTGTACCTCGCGGCATCGACCGGCGAGATCCTCGTGCTCGACGGCATCCCGACCACGGCATCCGAAGCGCCGCTGGCGACGTCCGCCGTCGCCACGACCGATCTCCCGCTGTACGGCGCGACCTCGCGCCAGGACTCGGGGGCGTGCCCCGTCGCGGCGCTGACGTTCGTGAAAGACCTCACCGGAAGCGACGACGCCGACGGCTCGGGAACGGTGACCGTCGGCGACACGCTGAGTTACACGCTCACGGCGACCAACACCGGTGAGGCCGCTCTCACCGCCGTGACGATCGACGACCCGCTCACGGGGCAGAGCACCTCGTGCGAGCGGGTGGAGGTCGGGGCGACCTGCGTGCTCACGGCGACGCACCGGGTGACGGACGCCGACCTCGTCGCCGGCCAGGTCGTGAACACCGGACGGGCGAGCTCGGCCGAGACGGATGCCGTCGAGGATGCCGTCACCACGCCGGTCGTGGCCGCACCGGCCCCGCAACCCAGCACTGGCGGCGGCGGTGCTGCTGCGGCTCCCGCCCTCGCCGAGTCCGGCGGCGCCACCGGACTGCCCGCCATCATCGCGGCGATCTCGGCCCTCCTACTGGGCGTGGTGCTCGTCGGCCTTCGTCGGCCCCATCGAATCGTTCGCTCGACTCCGTGA
- a CDS encoding nuclear transport factor 2 family protein, with the protein MSSSAVGVVQEFMRAFRAQDRAAAERIMADDFVFTSPQDDHIDKATWLERCFPTAGHFSSPAQTLQIIPIDGLVLHRYEYAVDGILWRNVESLEVRDGRVHAVEVYFGGSIGRVGG; encoded by the coding sequence ATGTCGAGCAGCGCCGTCGGGGTCGTTCAGGAGTTCATGCGGGCATTCCGCGCGCAGGATCGCGCGGCGGCCGAGCGGATCATGGCCGACGACTTCGTGTTCACCAGCCCGCAGGACGACCACATCGACAAGGCGACCTGGCTGGAGCGCTGCTTCCCGACCGCGGGTCATTTCAGCTCGCCGGCGCAGACCCTCCAGATCATCCCGATCGACGGTCTCGTGCTGCACCGCTACGAGTATGCCGTCGACGGCATACTGTGGCGCAACGTCGAGTCGCTCGAGGTGCGCGACGGCCGCGTGCACGCCGTCGAGGTGTACTTCGGCGGGTCGATCGGCCGCGTCGGCGGGTGA
- a CDS encoding TetR/AcrR family transcriptional regulator, with amino-acid sequence MTGKRGRPSAAERHGRHERIVELVVSLLASEGYDAVTFDRIAADAHVAKRTLYSEYGDRLGLMRAAVRRQHAYADEAWRSVGGVREASVAVVSHLLADDAIAVHRALIGAAGVDAALAAEFYDEGPGRAQRFLGEYLPVDAVVPADLLFSALLGEPHRRRLLGLDAAPSAATVSAHVDRTLAALGL; translated from the coding sequence ATGACAGGAAAGCGCGGACGCCCCTCGGCCGCCGAGAGGCACGGACGTCACGAGCGGATCGTCGAACTCGTCGTCTCGCTCCTCGCGTCCGAGGGGTACGACGCCGTGACCTTCGACCGCATCGCCGCCGACGCGCACGTCGCCAAGCGCACTCTCTACAGCGAGTACGGTGACCGGCTCGGACTGATGCGCGCCGCCGTGCGCCGACAGCACGCCTATGCCGATGAGGCATGGCGATCGGTGGGCGGGGTGCGCGAAGCATCCGTCGCCGTGGTGAGCCACCTCCTGGCCGACGATGCGATCGCCGTTCATCGCGCGCTGATCGGGGCGGCGGGAGTCGATGCGGCGCTCGCCGCGGAGTTCTACGACGAGGGGCCGGGTCGGGCGCAGCGATTCCTCGGCGAGTACCTGCCGGTGGATGCCGTCGTCCCCGCCGACCTCCTCTTCTCCGCGCTGCTCGGCGAACCGCACCGCCGGCGCCTGCTCGGGCTCGATGCGGCACCGTCGGCCGCGACGGTCTCCGCGCACGTCGACCGCACGCTCGCCGCACTCGGCCTGTGA
- a CDS encoding DUF952 domain-containing protein: MGNHIHHIAIQDDWEMSRGFGEYVVSTRGTHLDDVGFIHATTADRVSEVVVRRFGDLRLPLLDIEIDIEALEAQGVRVEWVDGAPRILGELPMSTEVIAAESPIVR; encoded by the coding sequence TTGGGCAATCACATCCATCACATCGCCATCCAGGACGACTGGGAGATGAGTCGCGGATTCGGCGAGTACGTCGTCTCGACGCGCGGCACGCATCTCGACGACGTGGGATTCATCCACGCGACCACGGCCGATCGAGTGAGCGAGGTCGTCGTGCGACGGTTCGGCGATCTCCGCCTTCCGCTCCTCGACATCGAGATCGACATCGAGGCGCTCGAGGCACAGGGCGTGCGGGTCGAATGGGTCGACGGTGCGCCTCGCATCCTGGGCGAGTTGCCGATGTCGACCGAGGTGATCGCCGCCGAGAGTCCGATCGTGCGGTGA
- the trxA gene encoding thioredoxin, which translates to MATTALSSADFAQTVEKDGIVLVDFWAEWCGPCRMFGPIFEGASEQHPDITFAKVDTEANQDLSRAAGIVSIPTLMAFRDNILVFSQAGALPAPALENLIGQVRALDMDAVRAQIAEAEAAAE; encoded by the coding sequence ATGGCAACGACAGCGCTCAGCAGTGCGGACTTCGCACAGACGGTCGAGAAGGACGGCATCGTGCTCGTCGACTTCTGGGCGGAATGGTGCGGCCCCTGCCGGATGTTCGGCCCGATCTTCGAGGGGGCGTCGGAGCAGCACCCCGACATCACCTTCGCGAAGGTCGACACCGAGGCGAACCAGGACCTCTCGCGCGCTGCGGGCATCGTCTCGATCCCGACGCTGATGGCTTTCCGCGACAACATCCTGGTCTTCTCGCAGGCCGGCGCCCTACCCGCTCCGGCGCTCGAGAACCTCATCGGCCAGGTGCGCGCCCTCGACATGGACGCCGTCCGCGCTCAGATCGCGGAGGCGGAGGCGGCGGCCGAGTAG
- the nhaA gene encoding Na+/H+ antiporter NhaA, whose product MSSSRLRLAPHELWRGIRSTARSDVFGGALLLAATIAAVVLANSPAAPWYEAVRDFTFGIPALHLELSVGAWAADGLLAIFFFVVGLELKEEFVAGRLRDPRRAALPIVAAIGGVVVPALFFLIVNASSGAEVLRGWAIPTATDIAFAVAVIAVVGRFLPPALRVFLLTLAIVDDLIAITIIATFYTESISLPLLVLALLPLAGFAFAVQRGVRAWWILLPLAIAVWVCVHAAGVHATVAGVLLGFVVPVLPTERARVAVGEDDDGTRYDGFAAHFADRWGVVATLFAVPVFAFFAAGVSIGGIDGLLSALRDPITIGIVVGLVVGKPIGILVTTFLLSRIPALRLDASLRWPDLVGMSFLAGIGFTVSLLVGELAYGSSSVADEHVKIGVLIGSFLAAVIGGAVLAVRNSRARAALDPAGRQRDAGGPQPPRHP is encoded by the coding sequence GTGTCTTCTTCCCGTCTTCGTCTTGCCCCCCACGAGCTGTGGCGAGGCATCCGTTCCACCGCCCGCAGCGACGTCTTCGGTGGCGCGCTGCTCCTCGCCGCCACCATCGCCGCGGTCGTCCTCGCCAACTCTCCGGCCGCACCCTGGTACGAGGCCGTTCGCGACTTCACCTTCGGCATCCCCGCGCTGCATCTCGAACTGAGCGTCGGTGCCTGGGCGGCCGATGGACTCCTGGCCATCTTCTTCTTCGTCGTCGGACTCGAGCTGAAGGAGGAGTTCGTCGCGGGTCGGTTGCGCGATCCCCGGCGAGCGGCGCTCCCGATCGTGGCGGCGATCGGCGGTGTCGTCGTTCCGGCCCTGTTCTTCCTGATCGTCAACGCGTCGAGCGGTGCGGAGGTGCTGCGCGGCTGGGCCATTCCCACGGCGACCGACATCGCCTTCGCGGTCGCGGTCATCGCCGTGGTCGGCCGATTCCTGCCGCCGGCACTGCGCGTCTTCCTCCTCACTCTTGCCATCGTCGACGACCTGATCGCGATCACGATCATCGCGACCTTCTACACCGAGTCGATCAGTCTGCCGCTGCTCGTGCTCGCGCTCCTCCCGCTCGCCGGTTTCGCCTTCGCGGTGCAGCGGGGCGTGCGCGCGTGGTGGATCCTGCTGCCGCTGGCGATCGCGGTCTGGGTCTGCGTGCATGCGGCCGGTGTGCACGCCACCGTCGCCGGGGTGCTGCTCGGATTCGTCGTTCCCGTGCTGCCGACCGAGCGGGCGCGCGTCGCCGTCGGTGAGGATGACGACGGCACGCGGTACGACGGCTTCGCGGCGCATTTCGCCGACCGCTGGGGAGTCGTCGCGACGCTCTTCGCCGTGCCGGTCTTCGCCTTCTTCGCGGCGGGTGTGAGCATCGGCGGGATCGACGGACTCCTCTCGGCGCTGCGCGACCCGATCACGATCGGCATCGTGGTGGGCCTCGTCGTGGGCAAGCCGATCGGCATCCTCGTCACGACGTTCCTGCTGAGTCGCATCCCCGCGCTCCGTCTCGACGCGTCGCTGCGGTGGCCCGATCTTGTGGGCATGTCGTTCCTGGCGGGCATCGGGTTCACGGTTTCGCTGCTCGTCGGCGAGCTCGCCTACGGCTCGTCGTCGGTCGCCGATGAGCACGTCAAGATCGGCGTGCTCATCGGGTCGTTCTTGGCCGCAGTCATCGGTGGTGCGGTGCTGGCCGTGCGCAACTCCCGAGCGCGCGCGGCGCTGGACCCCGCGGGACGACAGCGGGATGCCGGCGGCCCGCAGCCGCCCCGGCATCCGTAG
- a CDS encoding HNH endonuclease signature motif containing protein, protein MTSDAAAPLDRVERGHLLDAWVEVRRRIAELEAQATALLGERIGEHDAEVAEHPYHRDAIYRSMIAEYSAAGHLSRGAVEFAFSDALALQSMPAVEGAFTAGRVTAAHVREMVRAASVVREAVRNGRADAAVLGLYETAVLVVAEADSPARTRAHARQVAAALAGETLLERHRRAASERSVTVRSLDDGLALLTAVLPETLAVAIQDRITRMAREVIRARDDAPAPTFLDGEDPEDVILPEHIAPDDPLAGVIFGEDSTFTIDPLASPAAPESISVPDDERTIDQVRADLFSDLLLAASPSPALGNDLDGVEARIQVTIAATTLAGLDDHPAELDGHGPLDPDIARALAGRNNGWSRLFLDASGMVTETDTYTPTEGMRRYLRARDQHCRFPGCRMPVHRCEIDHNHDHAKGGRTAIDNLAHFCRSHHQLKHPDIDSDHRWTARSRPDGTIEWTSPLGRIHADRAPRRVMFV, encoded by the coding sequence ATGACATCAGACGCCGCGGCTCCCCTCGACAGGGTCGAACGCGGTCATCTGCTCGACGCGTGGGTGGAGGTGCGGCGGCGGATCGCCGAGCTCGAAGCGCAGGCGACCGCGTTGCTGGGCGAGCGGATCGGCGAGCACGATGCGGAGGTCGCGGAGCATCCGTATCACCGCGATGCGATCTACCGGTCGATGATCGCGGAGTACTCCGCGGCGGGACACCTGTCGCGGGGTGCGGTGGAGTTCGCGTTCTCCGACGCGCTGGCTCTGCAGAGCATGCCGGCGGTCGAGGGGGCGTTCACCGCGGGACGAGTGACCGCCGCGCACGTGCGCGAAATGGTGAGAGCAGCGTCCGTGGTGCGCGAGGCGGTGCGCAACGGTCGGGCGGATGCCGCGGTGCTGGGCCTCTACGAGACCGCAGTACTCGTGGTCGCCGAAGCCGACTCGCCCGCCCGCACCCGCGCGCACGCCCGGCAGGTCGCCGCGGCCCTCGCCGGTGAGACGCTCCTCGAACGGCACCGACGAGCAGCCTCCGAACGCAGTGTGACCGTGCGGTCGCTCGACGACGGACTCGCCCTGCTCACCGCGGTACTGCCCGAGACGCTCGCCGTGGCGATCCAGGACCGCATCACGCGCATGGCACGAGAGGTGATCCGGGCCCGCGATGACGCACCCGCACCGACGTTCCTCGACGGCGAAGATCCGGAAGACGTGATCCTGCCCGAACACATCGCGCCGGACGACCCGCTCGCCGGTGTCATCTTCGGCGAGGACTCCACTTTCACCATCGACCCACTCGCATCACCTGCGGCTCCCGAGAGCATCAGTGTTCCTGACGACGAGCGGACCATCGATCAGGTCCGGGCCGACCTGTTCAGCGACCTGCTGCTCGCAGCCTCGCCCAGTCCCGCACTCGGCAACGACCTCGACGGCGTCGAGGCACGCATCCAGGTGACGATCGCCGCGACCACCCTCGCCGGACTCGACGACCACCCTGCCGAACTCGACGGCCACGGCCCCCTCGACCCCGACATCGCCCGCGCCCTTGCCGGCCGCAACAACGGCTGGAGCCGTCTGTTCCTCGACGCCAGTGGCATGGTCACCGAAACCGACACCTACACTCCCACCGAGGGCATGCGCCGATACCTTCGCGCGAGGGATCAACACTGCCGCTTCCCCGGATGCCGGATGCCGGTCCACCGATGCGAGATCGACCACAACCACGACCATGCCAAGGGCGGCAGAACGGCGATCGACAACCTCGCCCACTTCTGCAGGAGTCACCACCAGCTCAAACATCCCGACATCGACTCCGACCACCGTTGGACCGCGCGCTCCAGACCCGACGGCACCATCGAGTGGACCAGCCCTCTCGGCCGCATCCACGCCGACCGCGCTCCGCGACGCGTGATGTTCGTCTAG
- a CDS encoding response regulator transcription factor: MTEKIRVLLVDDQQLIRLGFRMVLEAENDIEVVGEAGDGEVAIAQAAVLQPDLVLMDIRMPGLDGIAATEQIVHRHPQTRVLVLTTFDLDEYAFGAIRAGASGFLLKDVQRHELLSALRAVHRGDAALSPRITRMLLQHVTPTLGVSGVSGVSGVAPASPTSVAGVEVAADRGDAAASLLESLTDRERDVFLALARGLSNAEIGDTLFVTESTVKTHVGRVLAKLGARDRIHAVILAHRAGLVVGD, encoded by the coding sequence ATGACCGAGAAGATCAGGGTGCTGCTGGTCGACGATCAGCAGCTCATCCGTCTCGGATTCCGGATGGTTCTCGAAGCCGAGAACGACATCGAGGTCGTCGGCGAGGCCGGCGACGGCGAGGTGGCGATCGCCCAGGCCGCGGTGCTGCAGCCCGACCTCGTGCTCATGGACATCCGGATGCCCGGGCTCGACGGCATCGCCGCGACCGAGCAGATCGTGCACCGGCATCCGCAGACCCGCGTTCTCGTGCTGACGACCTTCGACCTCGACGAATACGCCTTCGGGGCGATCCGCGCGGGGGCGAGCGGATTCCTGCTCAAGGACGTGCAGCGGCACGAGTTGCTCTCGGCGCTGCGCGCGGTGCATCGCGGCGACGCGGCCCTGTCGCCGCGGATCACCCGGATGCTGCTGCAGCACGTGACCCCGACACTCGGTGTCTCGGGTGTCTCGGGTGTCTCGGGTGTCGCGCCCGCCTCGCCTACCTCAGTGGCGGGGGTGGAGGTTGCCGCCGACCGGGGAGATGCGGCCGCCTCTCTTCTCGAGTCGCTCACCGACCGCGAGCGCGACGTCTTCCTCGCTCTCGCCCGGGGTCTCAGCAATGCCGAGATCGGCGACACCCTCTTCGTGACGGAGTCGACGGTCAAGACGCACGTCGGCCGCGTGCTCGCCAAGCTCGGTGCTCGCGACCGCATCCACGCCGTGATCCTGGCGCACCGTGCGGGGCTCGTCGTCGGCGACTGA
- a CDS encoding sensor histidine kinase: MITTRSRSASVRAPARASARVSARDDEELRLPRPPGVFRRFWARHPVVGDAVIALLCLFLTLTPASSVRTSIPDPAGIVLSIIALAGVLAACVALFWRRRHPLVPFVLSFALQALFVVGILPGGTPLILVTAYALAVYGSSRAAWIGFGVALGALVVWGGAFVLGGELGFADAANAVIGAVIFGLIGTLIGVNVGGRKRYLDAIIDRSRQLLVERDQQAQLAAAAERARIAREMHDIVSHSLTVIVALSEGAAATADREQARVASTATAQTARTALTEMRAMLGVLRDDTSPLPLAPLTAPSPEETVAAAQRAGYPISLTASGTPVTVSAPIDHALSRIVQEGVTNAMRHAPSATAITVRVEHRADAVSVEIVNDGVTEPGDSPGFGLRGLDERVAHVRGTIAHGPVDGGRWMLRAELPLTQEDA, translated from the coding sequence GTGATCACGACGCGCAGCCGCAGCGCCTCGGTCCGAGCCCCGGCTCGGGCCTCGGCCCGGGTCTCGGCCCGGGACGACGAGGAGCTGCGGCTGCCGCGTCCGCCCGGGGTGTTCCGGCGCTTCTGGGCGCGGCACCCCGTCGTGGGCGATGCGGTCATCGCGCTGCTCTGCCTGTTCCTCACGCTGACGCCGGCGAGCAGCGTGCGCACCAGCATCCCGGACCCCGCGGGCATCGTGCTCTCGATCATCGCGCTGGCCGGGGTGCTGGCCGCGTGCGTGGCCCTGTTCTGGCGGCGTCGGCATCCGCTCGTGCCGTTCGTGCTGTCGTTCGCGCTGCAAGCGCTGTTCGTGGTCGGCATCCTGCCGGGCGGCACTCCGCTCATCCTGGTCACCGCCTACGCGCTCGCCGTGTACGGCTCGTCCCGCGCGGCGTGGATCGGATTCGGGGTCGCCCTGGGGGCGCTCGTCGTCTGGGGAGGCGCCTTCGTGCTCGGCGGCGAGCTGGGGTTCGCCGACGCCGCGAACGCCGTGATCGGTGCGGTCATCTTCGGTCTGATCGGCACCCTCATCGGCGTCAACGTGGGCGGGCGCAAGCGCTATCTCGACGCGATCATCGACCGATCGCGGCAGCTGCTCGTCGAGCGCGATCAGCAGGCGCAGCTCGCCGCCGCCGCCGAGCGGGCGCGCATCGCCCGCGAGATGCACGACATCGTCTCGCACTCGCTCACCGTGATCGTCGCGCTGTCGGAGGGGGCGGCGGCGACGGCCGATCGCGAGCAGGCCCGCGTCGCATCGACCGCGACGGCCCAGACCGCCCGCACGGCTCTCACCGAGATGCGGGCGATGCTCGGGGTGCTCCGCGACGACACGAGTCCTCTTCCGCTGGCGCCCCTCACCGCCCCGTCGCCCGAAGAGACGGTGGCGGCGGCTCAGCGCGCGGGGTACCCGATCAGCCTGACCGCATCGGGAACACCCGTGACGGTGTCCGCACCCATCGACCATGCGCTGTCGCGGATCGTGCAGGAGGGGGTGACGAACGCGATGCGTCACGCTCCGAGCGCGACCGCGATCACCGTGCGCGTCGAGCACCGGGCCGACGCCGTGAGCGTCGAGATCGTGAACGACGGGGTGACGGAGCCGGGCGATTCCCCCGGCTTCGGGCTGCGCGGCCTCGACGAGCGCGTCGCGCACGTGCGGGGCACGATCGCGCACGGCCCGGTCGACGGAGGACGATGGATGCTGCGGGCCGAACTCCCGCTCACACAGGAGGACGCATGA
- a CDS encoding ABC transporter permease, with protein MTAPALTPPRSAVPHQVDTRYRLTFLRALRGEWIKLTTVRSTWWSIAIAAALTIGIAVLFASAVDMPGFEPIQAVVSPIQFTMLLAGILGAISVTGEYSTGMIRSTLTANPGRGSVLAAKSVVLAVFLFVSSLIIFGITAAAVSAVVAGRDQGIDWSDFDLSFGPILTASLSMAVFALIGVAFGFILRSGAGAIAATVGLLFVLPIVASMFSIAGEAWKWVSDAGMYLPSSAAQSLILSGGPLETPVAYLTLGAWVVATLLIAWGVLRTRDA; from the coding sequence ATGACCGCCCCGGCCCTCACCCCGCCCCGCTCCGCCGTGCCGCACCAGGTCGACACCCGCTACCGCCTGACCTTCCTGCGCGCGCTGCGCGGCGAGTGGATCAAGCTCACCACGGTGCGCTCCACCTGGTGGTCGATCGCGATCGCCGCGGCCCTCACCATCGGCATCGCGGTGCTCTTCGCCTCGGCCGTCGACATGCCCGGCTTCGAGCCGATCCAGGCGGTCGTCTCGCCGATCCAGTTCACGATGCTGCTCGCCGGCATCCTCGGTGCCATCTCGGTCACCGGCGAGTACTCGACGGGCATGATCCGTTCGACGCTCACCGCCAACCCGGGTCGCGGCTCGGTGCTGGCGGCCAAGTCGGTCGTGCTCGCGGTGTTCCTCTTCGTGTCGTCGCTGATCATCTTCGGCATCACGGCGGCTGCCGTGTCGGCCGTCGTGGCCGGTCGCGACCAGGGCATCGACTGGTCGGACTTCGACCTGTCGTTCGGGCCGATCCTCACGGCGTCGCTCTCGATGGCCGTGTTCGCGCTGATCGGTGTCGCCTTCGGGTTCATCCTGCGCTCGGGCGCCGGGGCGATCGCGGCGACCGTCGGTCTGCTGTTCGTGCTGCCGATCGTGGCGAGCATGTTCTCGATCGCCGGCGAGGCCTGGAAGTGGGTATCGGATGCCGGGATGTACCTGCCCTCCTCGGCGGCGCAGAGCCTCATCCTCTCGGGCGGACCGCTCGAGACGCCCGTCGCGTACCTGACGCTCGGCGCCTGGGTCGTCGCGACGCTGCTCATCGCGTGGGGCGTGCTGCGCACTCGCGACGCGTAG